The following coding sequences lie in one Arachis ipaensis cultivar K30076 chromosome B05, Araip1.1, whole genome shotgun sequence genomic window:
- the LOC107640305 gene encoding uncharacterized protein LOC107640305, protein MALFRAAISRSFATSTVPKLRAGAGSHATVDHCAQSASGMSTLKADFAPMYMVGGMVVLAVSIATHTAFQQLARSPTVHVNKHRRETMPEVSDPDRTISSADKFVNGSFLRKLAHVQDNKTTLNDPVRPNPFTTPRRAETLKTVGVDPALHR, encoded by the exons atGGCTTTGTTCAGGGCAGCGATAAGTCGTTCATTTGCGACGTCAACCGTTCCAAAACTGAGGGCGGGGGCCGGCAGCCATGCCACGGTGGATCACTGTGCTCAATCGGCTTCTGGGATGAGCACCCTGAAGGCAGATTTCGCACCGATGTACATGGTAGGGGGAATGGTGGTTTTGGCGGTGTCAATTGCAACCCACACTGCGTTTCAGCAGCTTGCGCGTTCTCCAACGGTTCACGTGAACAAGCACAGAAGGGAAACAATGCCCGAAGTGTCTGACCCTGACCGCACCATCAGCTCCGCCGACAAGTTCGTCAACGGCTCCTTCTTGAGGAAGCTCGCTCACGTTCAAGATAACAAGACCACCCTCAATGATCCCGTTCGCCCTAACCCATTCACCAC TCCTCGAAGAGCTGAGACATTGAAGACCGTGGGCGTTGACCCAGCCTTGCACCGTTGA
- the LOC107640306 gene encoding protein tesmin/TSO1-like CXC 2 isoform X2, with product MVMGTPERNQINPSLSRVQDSPVFNFINGLSPIKPEKPDQIGQTFSSLSFPSPPRAFASPNLTSFKESKVLKRHNPFGKSRPGVSSEDGNKFQTSDEAIADSCHPYHNSRESQGNFHDGISAVDDSIALPGEHTDFSAEIPQALKYNNWGNPGYDPGHVDNSLDSIEVLNQELVRFDPKGQESEHCDNLISGDTDFFVFNSPNEAAAFKDIMQKPDSHLMSLIPESSIYNGLRDDSKAKIEEYHPEPLAVIDQMQDKHYVAITSNTKDKANVEFVSVMNGSKRRRCLDFETANVQRKNSDHNLKFDSLVHSNEKQLVAAKCNSSSQQCTMPAVGLDLNALAALKGGKKVISNDNWSCGIHVNLPSCTSLQIYNSHEYQDPLAMEVDLSDIGPQPIEDSSYASDFTVDEDVNQNSPQKKRHGDCKRCNCKKSKCLKLYCECFAARTYCTGNCSCKNCHNKLDHREEVLQARKQIESRNPLAFTPKVISEPEIGNDPNKTPAPSRHKRGCNCKKSLCQKKYCECFQAGIGCSMNCRCDACKNTFGRKDGVETQPEVEIEACDKEVVESSLQKIEIQNFDGVSSSLNFLSEEKIFGTLCSQPFEHSQAVSDQEMIDIFGERGRSG from the exons ATGGTCATGGGCACGCCGGAGAGGAACCAGATCAACCCTTCCCTCTCTCGTGTCCAG GATTCCCCTGTATTCAATTTCATCAACGGTTTGTCGCCTATAAAGCCCGAGAAGCCTGATCAGATTGGTCAAACGTTTAGCTCGCTTAGCTTTCCATCCCCTCCGCGTGCTTTTGCTTCACCCAATCTCACCAGTTTCAAGGAATCAAAAGTGCTCAAGAG GCATAACCCTTTTGGGAAATCAAGGCCTGGGGTGTCATCTGAAGATGGTAATAAATTTCAGACAAGTGACGAGGCTATTGCAGATTCATGTCATCCATATCATAACTCGAGGGAATCTCAGGGAAATTTTCATGATGGAATATCTGCAGTTGATGATTCGATTGCTCTACCTGGTGAGCACACAGACTTCTCAGCTGAGATACCACAGGccttaaaatataataattgggGTAACCCTGGCTATGATCCTGGTCATGTGGATAACTCTCTTGATTCAATTGAAGTCCTTAATCAGGAGTTGGTTCGATTTGATCCGAAGGGGCAAGAATCAGAGCATTGTGATAATTTAATCTCTGGAGATACTGATTTCTTCGTTTTCAATTCCCCAAATGAAGCAGCGGCTTTTAAGGATATAATGCAGAAGCCAGATTCCCATCTTATGTCTCTGATACCGGAATCTTCCATATATAATGGTCTGAGAGATGATAGCAAAGCTAAAATAGAAGAATATCATCCTGAGCCCTTAGCAGTCATAGACCAAATGCAGGACAAACATTACGTTGCCATAACTAGCAATACAAAAGACAAAGCAAATGTTGAG TTTGTTTCTGTGATGAACGGTAGTAAGCGGAGGCGATGTCTAGACTTTGAGACGGCCAATGTGCAAAGGAAGAATTCAGatcataatttaaaatttgattctcTTGTACATTCTAATGAAAAGCAACTGGTTGCTGCAAAATGCAATAGTAGTTCACAGCAATGCACTATGCCTGCAGTTGGCTTAGATTTGAATGCACTTGCAGCTTTGAAGGGAGGCAAAAAAGTCATAAGTAATGACAATTGGTCTTGTGGAATTCATGTTAATCTTCCTAGTTGCACTTCCCTGCAAATCTATAACAGCCATGAATATCAGGATCCATTGGCAATGGAGGTGGATTTATCAGACATTGGGCCTCAGCCAATTGAGGATAGTTCCTATGCATCAGATTTCACTGTTGATGAAGATGTCAATCAAAATAGTCCCCAAAAGAAAAGACATGGAGACTGCAAGCGTTGTAATTGCAAAAAGTCAAAGTGTTTGAAACT ATATTGTGAGTGCTTTGCTGCTCGTACCTACTGCACTGGCAACTGCTCATGTAAGAATTGCCACAACAAACTTGATCATAGAGAGGAAGTCCTTCAAGCTCGCAAGCAGATTGAGTCGCGCAACCCTCTCGCTTTTACTCCTAAAGTCATCTCTGAACCTGAAATTGGG AATGACCCAAATAAAACTCCAGCACCATCACGACACAAGAGAGGATGTAACTGCAAGAAATCACTCTGCCAAAAGAAATACTGTGAATGTTTTCAG GCTGGTATTGGATGTTCCATGAACTGTAGATGTGACGCGTGTAAGAACACGTTTGGTAGAAAGGATG GAGTAGAAACTCAACCAGAAGTAGAAATAGAAGCCTGTGATAAAGAAGTTGTTGAAAGTTCAttacagaaaattgaaattcagaACTTCGACGGGGTGTCTAG TTCATTGAATTTTCTGTCAGAAGAAAAGATATTTGGGACTCTTTGCTCTCAGCCATTTGAGCATTCTCAAGCTGTTTCAGACCAGGAAATGATAGATATTTTTGGAGAGAGAGGTAGAAGTGGATAG
- the LOC107640306 gene encoding protein tesmin/TSO1-like CXC 2 isoform X1 → MVMGTPERNQINPSLSRVQDSPVFNFINGLSPIKPEKPDQIGQTFSSLSFPSPPRAFASPNLTSFKESKVLKRHNPFGKSRPGVSSEDGNKFQTSDEAIADSCHPYHNSRESQGNFHDGISAVDDSIALPGEHTDFSAEIPQALKYNNWGNPGYDPGHVDNSLDSIEVLNQELVRFDPKGQESEHCDNLISGDTDFFVFNSPNEAAAFKDIMQKPDSHLMSLIPESSIYNGLRDDSKAKIEEYHPEPLAVIDQMQDKHYVAITSNTKDKANVEFVSVMNGSKRRRCLDFETANVQRKNSDHNLKFDSLVHSNEKQLVAAKCNSSSQQCTMPAVGLDLNALAALKGGKKVISNDNWSCGIHVNLPSCTSLQIYNSHEYQDPLAMEVDLSDIGPQPIEDSSYASDFTVDEDVNQNSPQKKRHGDCKRCNCKKSKCLKLYCECFAARTYCTGNCSCKNCHNKLDHREEVLQARKQIESRNPLAFTPKVISEPEIGNDPNKTPAPSRHKRGCNCKKSLCQKKYCECFQAGIGCSMNCRCDACKNTFGRKDGELSLLLQIKYLSESNYFIDLGCNFIGVETQPEVEIEACDKEVVESSLQKIEIQNFDGVSSSLNFLSEEKIFGTLCSQPFEHSQAVSDQEMIDIFGERGRSG, encoded by the exons ATGGTCATGGGCACGCCGGAGAGGAACCAGATCAACCCTTCCCTCTCTCGTGTCCAG GATTCCCCTGTATTCAATTTCATCAACGGTTTGTCGCCTATAAAGCCCGAGAAGCCTGATCAGATTGGTCAAACGTTTAGCTCGCTTAGCTTTCCATCCCCTCCGCGTGCTTTTGCTTCACCCAATCTCACCAGTTTCAAGGAATCAAAAGTGCTCAAGAG GCATAACCCTTTTGGGAAATCAAGGCCTGGGGTGTCATCTGAAGATGGTAATAAATTTCAGACAAGTGACGAGGCTATTGCAGATTCATGTCATCCATATCATAACTCGAGGGAATCTCAGGGAAATTTTCATGATGGAATATCTGCAGTTGATGATTCGATTGCTCTACCTGGTGAGCACACAGACTTCTCAGCTGAGATACCACAGGccttaaaatataataattgggGTAACCCTGGCTATGATCCTGGTCATGTGGATAACTCTCTTGATTCAATTGAAGTCCTTAATCAGGAGTTGGTTCGATTTGATCCGAAGGGGCAAGAATCAGAGCATTGTGATAATTTAATCTCTGGAGATACTGATTTCTTCGTTTTCAATTCCCCAAATGAAGCAGCGGCTTTTAAGGATATAATGCAGAAGCCAGATTCCCATCTTATGTCTCTGATACCGGAATCTTCCATATATAATGGTCTGAGAGATGATAGCAAAGCTAAAATAGAAGAATATCATCCTGAGCCCTTAGCAGTCATAGACCAAATGCAGGACAAACATTACGTTGCCATAACTAGCAATACAAAAGACAAAGCAAATGTTGAG TTTGTTTCTGTGATGAACGGTAGTAAGCGGAGGCGATGTCTAGACTTTGAGACGGCCAATGTGCAAAGGAAGAATTCAGatcataatttaaaatttgattctcTTGTACATTCTAATGAAAAGCAACTGGTTGCTGCAAAATGCAATAGTAGTTCACAGCAATGCACTATGCCTGCAGTTGGCTTAGATTTGAATGCACTTGCAGCTTTGAAGGGAGGCAAAAAAGTCATAAGTAATGACAATTGGTCTTGTGGAATTCATGTTAATCTTCCTAGTTGCACTTCCCTGCAAATCTATAACAGCCATGAATATCAGGATCCATTGGCAATGGAGGTGGATTTATCAGACATTGGGCCTCAGCCAATTGAGGATAGTTCCTATGCATCAGATTTCACTGTTGATGAAGATGTCAATCAAAATAGTCCCCAAAAGAAAAGACATGGAGACTGCAAGCGTTGTAATTGCAAAAAGTCAAAGTGTTTGAAACT ATATTGTGAGTGCTTTGCTGCTCGTACCTACTGCACTGGCAACTGCTCATGTAAGAATTGCCACAACAAACTTGATCATAGAGAGGAAGTCCTTCAAGCTCGCAAGCAGATTGAGTCGCGCAACCCTCTCGCTTTTACTCCTAAAGTCATCTCTGAACCTGAAATTGGG AATGACCCAAATAAAACTCCAGCACCATCACGACACAAGAGAGGATGTAACTGCAAGAAATCACTCTGCCAAAAGAAATACTGTGAATGTTTTCAG GCTGGTATTGGATGTTCCATGAACTGTAGATGTGACGCGTGTAAGAACACGTTTGGTAGAAAGGATGGTGAGTTGTCCCTTCTTTTGCAAATTAAATACCTGTCAGAATCTAACTATTTTATTGATTTAGGTTGTAATTTTATAGGAGTAGAAACTCAACCAGAAGTAGAAATAGAAGCCTGTGATAAAGAAGTTGTTGAAAGTTCAttacagaaaattgaaattcagaACTTCGACGGGGTGTCTAG TTCATTGAATTTTCTGTCAGAAGAAAAGATATTTGGGACTCTTTGCTCTCAGCCATTTGAGCATTCTCAAGCTGTTTCAGACCAGGAAATGATAGATATTTTTGGAGAGAGAGGTAGAAGTGGATAG